Proteins encoded by one window of Leguminivora glycinivorella isolate SPB_JAAS2020 unplaced genomic scaffold, LegGlyc_1.1 Scaffold10, whole genome shotgun sequence:
- the LOC125242159 gene encoding 3-oxoacyl-[acyl-carrier-protein] reductase FabG-like, translating to MSFANKVVIVTGASSGIGAATALMFAKEGADVVIVARTQAKLAAVAKNIQAQGRKALVIQADLSKEADVATVVPKTIKEFGKLDVLVNNAGMASEGCLLDGKALQAYDEVMKTNVRAVVQLTSLAAPYLIQTKGNVVNVSSVAGLMTSKIPTLMFYSVSKAALGHFTRCSALELAASGVRVNSVNPGPVENDFIINNKLDVQDLKGNLTDFTALGYIAKDDEIGRVILFLASDKARSITGSTYVIDNGCLLK from the coding sequence ATGAGTTTTGCTAACAAGGTTGTGATAGTGACGGGGGCTAGTTCGGGCATCGGCGCGGCGACGGCGCTGATGTTCGCCAAGGAGGGCGCCGATGTAGTGATCGTGGCGCGCACCCAAGCCAAGCTCGCCGCCGTCGCCAAAAACATACAAGCACAAGGCAGGAAGGCCCTCGTCATACAAGCTGATCTCTCCAAAGAAGCCGACGTCGCAACAGTTGTTCCAAAAACTATAAAAGAGTTTGGAAAACTGGATGTGCTTGTCAATAACGCTGGAATGGCTTCAGAAGGATGCCTACTAGACGGCAAAGCGTTGCAAGCATACGACGAAGTAATGAAGACTAACGTAAGAGCTGTGGTCCAACTGACCAGCCTTGCAGCGCCTTATCTAATCCAGACTAAGGGAAATGTGGTCAACGTATCCAGCGTAGCAGGGCTGATGACTAGCAAGATACCTACGCTTATGTTTTATTCTGTGTCTAAAGCGGCATTGGGGCACTTTACGCGTTGCTCTGCTTTAGAATTAGCGGCATCAGGCGTCAGGGTAAACTCTGTGAATCCCGGGCCGGTTGAAAACGACTTTATAATCAACAACAAGCTTGACGTTCAGGACTTGAAGGGAAATCTGACAGACTTTACTGCGTTAGGGTATATAGCTAAAGACGATGAGATTGGGCGCGTGATTTTATTCTTGGCGAGTGACAAGGCGAGAAGCATTACTGGGTCGACTTACGTAATTGATAATGGATGCCTCTTAAAATGA